AATGGTGACTGGATCAAACAATGTGGCCATGGATGCATTCCTTCAAATTGGAAAGATTGGGCGAATTGATAAAGTGGGCTAAAGATCGGACAGCGATTGAAGCAAGGCGGCTATCGCCTCCTCATCGCGTTTGTAGAACGTCCATTGGCCGACACGGTGAGGCGCGATCAGCCCCGCCTTCGTCAACACGGACAAATGAGCAGAAACGGTGGATTGGGAGAGACCACACCGTTCAAACTGACCGGCGCACACACCCATCTCCAAAGGCATGTGCTGAGCAGAGAAATGCTTCTCCGGCTCCTTGAGCCAGCTTAAAATGTCGAGACGAACAGGATGAGCGAGTGCCTTGAGTATTTCGTCCAAAGGCATAGCTAATGCTATGGTTTGAATGTCCGACATCTCATTCACCTCGCTAATCTTTGTTCATATCGTCATTTCACGATATATGTATCGCTTGTGATCGATTTAAAAAGAGGGAAGCCGTTCACATGCGCGTGAACGGTAAATATAGCTGCTTTCCTGTGGACCACCATATTGGCCTTGATTGCGTCAAACGGGCATCCGACTATGTTCGCTGCAAATATTTGAGATTGGAATGATTATGGCCGACGACATTAAGCGCATTGCCGGGATTATCGCAGCAGAAATTAATGCAAGACCGGAGCAGGCTATTGCCGCCATCGGTCTTCTTGACGAAGGTTCGACCGTTCCTTTTGTTGCGCGCTACCGCAAGGAAGTCACCGGCGGGCTTGATGATACGCAGCTGCGTCAGCTTTCAGAACGCCTCGGCTATTTGCGCGAACTCGAGGCACGTCGCAGCTCAATTCTCGAATCGATCCGCGGCCAGGAAAAACTGACGCCGGAACTCGAACTGAAAATCGCAGGCGTTCAGACCAAAGCCGAGCTTGAAGACCTCTACCTTCCCTATAAGCCCAAGCGCCGAACCAAAGCGGAAATCGCCCGCGAGCGCGGCCTTGGCCCACTTGCCGAAGCCATTCTGACCGACCGCAGGCTGGTCCCCACAGAGATTGCTGCGCAATATGTTACTGGTGAAGTTGCCGATGTGAAGGCAGCCCTTGATGGCGCGCGCGACATCGTCGCCGAAGGCTTTTCGGAAAATGCCGAACTCATCGGTAATCTGCGCAACTATCTCAAAGATCGAGCTGTTCTGCGCTCGCGCGTTGTCGATGGCAAACAAGATGCAGGCGCAAAATTCTCCGATTATTTCGACCATTCCGAACGCTGGGCAAATGTTGCAGGCCACCGCGCGCTGGCCATGCTGCGCGGTCGCAACGAGGATTTTCTGTCACTCGACATTGAAATCGACGCCGACGACACATCGCCTGTAAAGCCGGTCGAACGCAAAATTGCAGCCGCTTATAATATCGGCGCGACCTTGCCCGGTGACCGCTGGCTGATGGAAGTTGCAGGCTGGGCATGGCGCGTCAAACTCTCGCTCTCCTTGTCGCTCGATCTCATGCGCGATCTGCGTGAACGCGCCGAGGAAGAAGCCATCAACGTCTTCGCCCGCAACCTCAAAGACCTGCTGTTAGCCGCCCCTGCAGGGTCGCGCGCCACCATGGGTCTTGATCCGGGCATCCGCACCGGCGTCAAGGTCGCAATCGTCGATGATACCGGCAAGCTGCTCGACACAACGACGGTCTATCCATTCCCTCCGAAGAACGACGTGCGCGGCACGCAAGCAGAACTTGCAAGCCTTGTGCGCAAACACAAGATCGAATTGATTGCTATCGGCAACGGCACAGGAAGCCGCGAGACGGAACGCCTCGTCGTGGATATGCTCACCGACATGCCAGCGCCAAAGCCGCTCAAAGTCATCGTGTCGGAAGCAGGCGCATCGGTCTATTCGGCATCAGAAGCAGCAGCGGCAGAATTCCCCCAGCTTGATGTGTCATTGCGCGGTGCTGTTTCCATTGCCCGCCGCTTGCAGGACCCGCTGGCGGAACTCGTGAAAATTGAACCTAAATCCATTGGCGTCGGCCAATACCAGCATGATGTTGATCAATTCCGTCTGGCACGATCGCTCGATGCGGTGGTTGAAGACGCTGTGAACGCGGTTGGTGTTGATCTCAACATGGCATCCGCACCACTGCTGGCACGTGTATCGGGGCTTGGAAAGTCGCTCGCTGAAGCAATCGTTGCGCATCGCGATGCAGCCGGAGCTTTCAAAAACCGCAAGGAACTTTTGAAAGTCGCTCGCCTCGGCAACCGCGCTTTCGAACAATGCGCTGGCTTCCTGCGTATCGCGAACGGCACCGAGCCGCTCGATGCCTCTTCCGTTCACCCGGAAGCCTATGGCGTTGCCAAAAAGATCGTTTCCGCCTGCGGTCGCGACGTGCGCAGCCTGATGGGCGACAGCGCAGCGCTCAAGGCACTCGATCCGCGTGTCTTTGTTGATGAGCGTTTCGGCCTGCCCACCGTGCGCGACATCATTGCCGAGCTTGATAAG
This sequence is a window from Ochrobactrum quorumnocens. Protein-coding genes within it:
- a CDS encoding ArsR/SmtB family transcription factor, whose translation is MSDIQTIALAMPLDEILKALAHPVRLDILSWLKEPEKHFSAQHMPLEMGVCAGQFERCGLSQSTVSAHLSVLTKAGLIAPHRVGQWTFYKRDEEAIAALLQSLSDL
- a CDS encoding Tex family protein, with amino-acid sequence MADDIKRIAGIIAAEINARPEQAIAAIGLLDEGSTVPFVARYRKEVTGGLDDTQLRQLSERLGYLRELEARRSSILESIRGQEKLTPELELKIAGVQTKAELEDLYLPYKPKRRTKAEIARERGLGPLAEAILTDRRLVPTEIAAQYVTGEVADVKAALDGARDIVAEGFSENAELIGNLRNYLKDRAVLRSRVVDGKQDAGAKFSDYFDHSERWANVAGHRALAMLRGRNEDFLSLDIEIDADDTSPVKPVERKIAAAYNIGATLPGDRWLMEVAGWAWRVKLSLSLSLDLMRDLRERAEEEAINVFARNLKDLLLAAPAGSRATMGLDPGIRTGVKVAIVDDTGKLLDTTTVYPFPPKNDVRGTQAELASLVRKHKIELIAIGNGTGSRETERLVVDMLTDMPAPKPLKVIVSEAGASVYSASEAAAAEFPQLDVSLRGAVSIARRLQDPLAELVKIEPKSIGVGQYQHDVDQFRLARSLDAVVEDAVNAVGVDLNMASAPLLARVSGLGKSLAEAIVAHRDAAGAFKNRKELLKVARLGNRAFEQCAGFLRIANGTEPLDASSVHPEAYGVAKKIVSACGRDVRSLMGDSAALKALDPRVFVDERFGLPTVRDIIAELDKPGRDPRPGFKTATFADGIDDIKDLKPGMMLEGTVTNVAAFGAFVDIGVHQDGLVHVSQLADRFVKDPHEVVKAGDVVKVRVTEVDVPRKRIGLTMRKDGGEAPAPRNNAPRDARPAAKQNFAPRKQEQPSTGGFGAALLEAMKKK